A part of Fusarium graminearum PH-1 chromosome 3, whole genome shotgun sequence genomic DNA contains:
- a CDS encoding ferrochelatase, which yields MASRISTGQLCRSISQASSHRLALPHIAAQRRYLATTVHPVTQDATGSKGPTAMVFLNMGGPSTTDEVGSFLSRLFADGDLIPLGPLQNYLGPLISKRRTPKIIKQYSAIGGGSPIRKWSEYQNAEMCKILDKISPETAPHKPYVAFRYADPLTEEMYEQLLKDGFGNGKGGRAVAFTQYPQYSCSTTGSSLNELWKWRHRLEGKTNKESGDGTITWSVIDRWPNHSGLVEAFAQNIEAKLKEYPEERRKDVVLLFSAHSLPMSVVNRGDPYPAEVAATVYAVMQRLGFSNPYRLCWQSQVGPSAWLGPQTSDSVEHYVAKGQKDLVLIPIAFTSDHIETLYELDQEVIADSGSPETVKRVESLNGSPVFIEALADIAKKHLAENKACSKQMGLRCPGCKSERCAESKRFFASQQAGLA from the exons ATGGCTTCGAGAATATCTACAGGCCAGCTCTGTAGGAGCATTTCACAGGCCAGTTCGCATCGTCTTGCGCTACCCCATATTGCTGCTCAAAGGCGGTATCTGGCCACTACTGTCCATCCTGTCACCCAAGATGCGACCGGATCCAAGGGTCCAACAGCTATGGTCTTCCTCAACATGGGAGGACCTTCGACTACTGATGAGGTTGGCAGCTTTTTGAGTCGTCTTTTT GCTGATGGCGACCTGATCCCTCTTGGTCCCCTACAAAACTACCTCGGTCCTTTGATTTCGAAGCGACGAACacccaagatcatcaagcaaTACTCTGCAATCGGAGGAGGATCCCCAATCCGCAAGTGGTCCGAATACCAAAACGCCGAGATGTGCAAGATCTTGGACAAGATCTCGCCAGAGACTGCTCCCCACAAGCCATACGTCGCTTTCCGATATGCGGATCCATTGACCGAGGAGATGTACGAGCAGCTGCTAAAGGACGGTTTTGGTAACGGCAAGGGCGGTCGTGCTGTCGCATTCACACAATATCCTCAATACTCCTGCTCGACAACGGGCAGCAGCTTGAATGAGCTGTGGAAGTGGAGGCACAGACTTGAgggcaagaccaacaaggagTCTGGTGACGGTACTATTACATGGAGTGTAATTGACCGCTGGCCCAACCACAGCGGTTTGGTTGAGGCGTTTGCGCAGAAcatcgaggccaagcttaAAGAGTACCCTGAGGAGCGAAGGAAGGATGTCGtgctgctcttctccgcTCACAGTCTGCCCATGTCTGTCGTCAACCGAG GCGATCCCTATCCTGCTGAAGTTGCGGCAACTGTCTACGCTGTCATGCAGAGGCTTGGCTTTTCCAACCCTTACCGACTCTGCTGGCAGTCTCAGGTCGGCCCATCTGCTTGGCTAGGACCTCAGACCTCGGATAGCGTAGAACACTACGTCGCTAAGGGCCAGAAGGACCTTGTGCTTATTCCTATTGCGTTCACCTCTGACCATATCGAGACTCTCTACGAGTTGGACCAGGAGGTCATCGCCGATAGTGGCAGTCCCGAGACCGTCAAGCGAGTTGAGTCACTTAATGGCAGCCCTGTGTTCATTGAGGCTCTTGCcgacattgccaagaagcatCTCGCTGAGAACAAGGCTTGCTCGAAGCAAATGGGTCTCCGATGCCCTGGCTGCAAGAGCGAAAGATGTGCTGAGTCAAAGCGATTCTTTGCTAGCCAGCAGGCTGGCCTAGCGTAA